The window CGGACAGCACGGGTATCGTGGTTTTCCTGCACTGGTCCGGAGACGACTGCACGCTCTATCTGGATACTTCGGGCGAGCCGTTGAACCGTCGCGGGTACCGCAAAATTCCCTGCAAAGCTCCCATGCAGGAGACGCTTGCCGCTGCCACCATCCTTGCTTCCGGCTGGAAGGGGGATACCCACTTCGTCAATCCTATGTGCGGCAGTGGCACCCTTGCCATTGAGGCTGCCCTTATCGCCCTGAACAGCGCCCCTGGCCTCATGCGCGATAACTACGGGTTCATGCATGTGCCCGGGTATGATCCCGCAGACTGGGACGCATTGCTCGATGAGGCTGAAGCCAACGAAAAAGGCGAGCTTTCCATCCGCATTATTGCCACGGATATTGATCGTCCCACTGCGGAGGCCGCCTACAAGAACGCGAAAGAGGCCCGTGTGGAGCAGTATATCCAGTTCGGCGCCTGCGACTATGCCGAGACCCCAGTGCCGGAAGAAGGGGGCATGATCATCATGAACCCGCCCTACGGCGAGCGTCTTGGCGACAAGGAGCAGCTCGGGCCGCTGTATTCGGGAATCGGCGATTTCTTCAAGAAGCGTTGCGCCGGATACATGGGCTACGTTTTCACGGGCAACCCTGAACTTGCCAAGCAGGTGGGGCTGCGCACCAAGCGCAAGATTCCGTTCTTCAGCGCCAAGATAGAATGCCGCCTTCTGGAATACGAACTGTACGGCGGAACCAGAAAGCAGAAAGACTAGCGCCCTCAGCGCGCAGGGTGGCTGCGTATGGACAGGGAACTCAGAAACAGCATTGCACCGCTGGTTATCGTCCTGTGTGTGGCGGTTCTGGGAACCTGTGCGTATTTCTGGCAGCCTGAATTTCTGCGGAAGGCCGAACTGGCCGCGTACGACATGCGGATCAAGGCGCGTGGCGTACAGGCCGGTTCCGGCAAGGTCGTCATCATTGCCATTGATGAGGAGTCCATCCGCAGGGTGGGACGCTGGCCATGGTCCCGCGCGGTCATGGCGCGTCTTGCCTCGGCGCTGGATGCTGCCGGCGTCAAGGCC is drawn from Desulfovibrio mangrovi and contains these coding sequences:
- a CDS encoding THUMP domain-containing class I SAM-dependent RNA methyltransferase, whose protein sequence is MTVFDTRSTVLVTCPRGATSICADELRALGFPVLGELAAAVETEATLRECMRLNLYLRTAHRVQFVLKHFRASNADQLYSHIHAVEWEQWISPDGYLSIGSHVVNNESIRDTRFANVRVKDAIVDRMRAKFGRRPDSGPDSTGIVVFLHWSGDDCTLYLDTSGEPLNRRGYRKIPCKAPMQETLAAATILASGWKGDTHFVNPMCGSGTLAIEAALIALNSAPGLMRDNYGFMHVPGYDPADWDALLDEAEANEKGELSIRIIATDIDRPTAEAAYKNAKEARVEQYIQFGACDYAETPVPEEGGMIIMNPPYGERLGDKEQLGPLYSGIGDFFKKRCAGYMGYVFTGNPELAKQVGLRTKRKIPFFSAKIECRLLEYELYGGTRKQKD